The Glycine soja cultivar W05 chromosome 3, ASM419377v2, whole genome shotgun sequence genome window below encodes:
- the LOC114405931 gene encoding uncharacterized protein LOC114405931, with product MHTGMASLTQHASTFRRVHSRSQGLLKSGKLSQLQRSAFPSIHINQSCICCTKLTPWESSPVTYAPTDNQSDTFLPQNANIFETLESSKTADSSITNAEGVVETESQPGLQLQVFKWPLWLLGPSVLLATGMVPTLWLPISSIFLGPNIASLLSLIGLDCIFNLGATLFLLMADACSRPKSPTQDCKSKAPFSYQFWNIVATLTGFVIPLLMMFGSQKGFLQPQLPFIPFAVLLGPYLLLLSVQFLTEMLTWHWQSPVWLVTPVIYESYRVLQLMRGLKLGVELSAPAWVMHTIRGLVCWWVLILGLQLMRVAWFAGLAARARKQQLSSDTSSVNGD from the coding sequence ATGCATACAGGAATGGCTTCGTTAACTCAACATGCCTCCACTTTCAGAAGGGTGCATTCTAGAAGCCAAGGGCTATTGAAGTCTGGAAAACTATCCCAACTCCAACGATCTGCCTTTCCTAGTATTCACATTAATCAATCCTGCATATGCTGCACGAAGTTAACTCCATGGGAGTCATCACCTGTCACATATGCTCCTACTGATAATCAAAGTGATACTTTTTTGCCGCAAAATGCCAATATATTTGAAACTCTTGAATCTAGTAAAACAGCTgattcatcaataacaaatgCTGAAGGGGTTGTAGAGACAGAATCTCAGCCAGGCCTGCAGCTTCAGGTTTTCAAATGGCCATTGTGGCTTTTGGGCCCTTCCGTTCTCCTAGCAACTGGCATGGTCCCAACATTGTGGTTACCGATATCATCAATCTTTCTCGGCCCCAATATAGCCAGCCTACTTTCCTTAATTGGACTTGATTGCATATTTAACCTCGGTGCAACCCTTTTTCTCCTCATGGCTGATGCTTGTTCACGACCAAAGTCTCCAACACAAGACTGCAAAAGCAAGGCTCCCTTCAGTTACCAATTCTGGAACATTGTTGCAACTCTTACCGGTTTTGTTATCCCACTGTTGATGATGTTTGGATCTCAGAAGGGTTTTCTCCAACCTCAACTACCTTTCATCCCATTTGCAGTTCTACTTGGTCcatatcttcttcttttgtctgTACAGTTTCTGACCGAGATGTTGACTTGGCATTGGCAATCACCAGTCTGGCTTGTTACCCCTGTCATTTACGAGTCCTACCGTGTCTTGCAGCTAATGAGGGGATTAAAGCTTGGGGTTGAGCTCAGTGCACCGGCATGGGTGATGCATACAATTAGGGGGCTGGTTTGCTGGTGGGTGCTAATTCTTGGTCTGCAGTTGATGAGGGTTGCTTGGTTTGCTGGCTTAGCTGCACGAGCTCGTAAGCAGCAATTGTCTTCTGATActtctagtgttaatggtgattAG